In Archangium violaceum, the following are encoded in one genomic region:
- a CDS encoding DEAD/DEAH box helicase, translating into MSLPALLTAENLRATAGNAFARGEAYWREGRVLSCVLENDALEGLVSGTQQYRVRVSAPRGSIVAHCTCPAWDGVCKHAVALGLSFLAQRGQVPETPDPLDEMPSGEGPFSTRKDLEHWAEAHHVQYALSVSAEVLLPDLPINEPQRNGLRYALNGLALRDVGSREGALRHGGARGRGLETAIPEAAWDYLNAEATSVQQAFTEEAARRELHPDAALAPLWSRLLELRRPLRAQASPRSRERRALGTWSFDAQACALTWKERDRVVRSGPDYSTVSVSARLTFPGGGAGQAECNCAARQRGCTHVLALIDTTLDLLDSPPRAAEARALADELLRPSWARALKELELFEAAAAKPRASIEVWWCIEHELGTLTVSPLVKKQTRRGTLSTGARMTAARLLEEHRELLSEADLRIAEHLASWAPASRAAGTYPSRAFLALAGHPRVVVELRPDEPLEVKRVRLGFTALAAEDHIRLEPSVEGERFNPKLLGTLLRTFAPGEPLFTVEEQRARCLLIDVNEEARQMWNVLEKHGDRFPPESHEQLLERLSRLEARLPLVVPHTLKGRELTTETRTVVRLRLLPDVSLELELLVRPGEGAPLFHPGVGPRDVLLSHGGERVYVRRQLLSEDERARAALASLPLEDAEEGPPYCFRIGDTDAALRLVAALREPPNGLEVEWLDEKPHITSSVGPEALRVQIERKRDWFGVSGELKIEAGRLELAVLLDAARRQKRFVRVDAHRWVELGDKLRQRLLAVSDHTFIGKNRVELSPGAVPAINALVDAGAEVKTAPAWRLLTERLATSLSLKPKPPKALATTLRDYQVEGHAWLSRVAAWGAGACLADDMGLGKTVQAIAILLDRARLGPALVLAPTSVAYNWVQELERFAPGLRPVLYADQADRAKCLTGLEKNDVLIVSYGLLVRDAASLGAVSFSTLVVDEAQALKNPNTRRARAARQLQAGFRIALSGTPLENHLGELWSLYTIVFPGLLGSWEQFRERFAAPIERGKDPDARAALSRVLRPFLLRRTKQEVARELPSRTEIQVPVALSEEEWTLYEDARLAAVAEVSTEGKGLRNEQQRFQVLAALTRLRLLASHPRLYDSQSSVTSSKMRRLMELLEELRSEGHRALVFSQFTSHLELVREELGRAGFKYLYLDGSTPAGARAKRIQAFQDGEGEVFLISLKAGGTGINLTAADYVIHLDPWWNPAVEDQATDRAHRIGQTKPVTVYRLIARGTIEEQILSLHSDKRALVAGVLEGTDVAARLTTKDLLSLLAGGDSPRDAGDDGEEAPPRMVH; encoded by the coding sequence GTGTCTCTGCCCGCGCTGCTCACCGCCGAGAACCTCCGTGCCACCGCTGGAAACGCGTTCGCCCGCGGCGAAGCCTACTGGCGCGAGGGCCGTGTCCTCTCGTGCGTCCTCGAGAACGATGCCCTCGAGGGACTCGTCTCGGGAACACAGCAATACCGCGTCCGGGTGTCCGCTCCGCGCGGGTCCATCGTGGCCCACTGCACGTGTCCGGCGTGGGATGGCGTCTGCAAGCACGCCGTCGCGCTCGGCCTCTCGTTCCTCGCCCAGCGCGGCCAGGTTCCCGAGACGCCCGACCCGCTCGACGAGATGCCCTCGGGGGAAGGTCCCTTCTCCACGCGCAAGGACCTCGAGCACTGGGCGGAGGCACACCACGTCCAGTACGCGCTCTCCGTCTCCGCCGAGGTCCTCCTCCCGGATCTCCCCATCAACGAGCCCCAGCGAAACGGGCTCCGGTACGCCCTGAACGGCCTTGCCCTCCGCGACGTCGGCTCGCGCGAAGGTGCGCTGCGCCACGGCGGCGCTCGCGGAAGAGGGCTCGAGACGGCCATCCCCGAAGCGGCCTGGGACTACCTGAATGCCGAAGCCACCTCGGTCCAGCAGGCCTTCACGGAGGAGGCCGCGCGCCGCGAACTCCACCCGGACGCCGCGCTCGCTCCGCTCTGGTCGCGTCTGCTCGAGCTGCGGCGCCCCCTCCGCGCCCAGGCCTCCCCGCGCTCCCGCGAGCGCCGCGCACTGGGCACCTGGAGCTTCGACGCCCAGGCCTGCGCGCTGACGTGGAAGGAGCGCGACCGCGTGGTCCGCTCCGGCCCCGACTACTCCACCGTGAGCGTCTCCGCGCGGCTGACCTTCCCCGGTGGTGGCGCGGGACAGGCGGAGTGCAACTGCGCCGCCCGGCAACGCGGCTGCACGCACGTCCTCGCGTTGATCGACACGACCCTGGACCTGCTCGACAGTCCCCCGCGTGCCGCCGAGGCCCGTGCGCTCGCCGATGAGCTCCTCCGCCCGAGCTGGGCCCGTGCGCTCAAGGAGCTCGAGCTCTTCGAGGCCGCGGCCGCGAAGCCTCGCGCCTCCATCGAGGTGTGGTGGTGCATCGAGCACGAGCTCGGAACGCTCACCGTCTCTCCGCTCGTGAAGAAGCAGACGCGTCGCGGAACGCTCAGCACGGGCGCGCGGATGACGGCGGCCCGGCTGCTCGAGGAGCACCGGGAGCTGCTGTCCGAAGCGGATCTTCGAATCGCCGAGCACCTCGCCTCATGGGCTCCCGCCTCGCGGGCCGCGGGAACGTACCCCTCGCGGGCCTTCCTCGCGCTCGCCGGTCATCCCCGGGTCGTGGTGGAGCTCCGTCCGGACGAGCCGCTCGAGGTGAAGCGCGTCCGGCTCGGCTTCACCGCCCTCGCCGCCGAGGACCACATCCGTCTGGAGCCCTCGGTGGAGGGAGAGCGCTTCAATCCGAAGCTGCTGGGCACCCTGCTCCGGACGTTCGCTCCAGGAGAGCCGCTGTTCACCGTCGAGGAGCAACGCGCGCGGTGCCTCCTCATCGACGTGAACGAGGAGGCGCGGCAGATGTGGAACGTGCTCGAGAAGCACGGCGACCGGTTCCCCCCCGAGAGCCACGAGCAGCTGCTCGAACGGCTGTCGCGGCTCGAGGCACGCCTTCCGCTCGTGGTGCCGCACACGCTCAAGGGCCGCGAGCTGACGACGGAGACGCGCACCGTCGTCCGGCTGCGGCTCCTGCCGGACGTGTCGCTGGAGCTCGAGCTGCTCGTGCGTCCGGGAGAGGGCGCGCCGCTGTTCCATCCCGGAGTGGGACCGAGGGACGTGCTCCTGTCTCACGGGGGGGAGCGCGTCTACGTGCGCCGGCAGCTCCTGAGCGAGGACGAGCGGGCACGCGCCGCGCTCGCCTCGCTTCCGCTCGAGGACGCGGAGGAAGGCCCTCCGTACTGCTTCCGCATCGGTGACACGGACGCCGCGCTGCGGCTCGTGGCCGCGCTGCGCGAGCCCCCCAACGGGCTCGAGGTCGAGTGGCTCGACGAGAAGCCGCACATCACCTCCTCCGTCGGCCCCGAGGCGTTGCGGGTGCAGATCGAGCGCAAGCGGGACTGGTTCGGCGTTTCGGGCGAGCTGAAGATCGAAGCGGGCCGGTTGGAGCTCGCCGTGCTGCTCGATGCCGCGCGCAGGCAGAAGCGCTTCGTCCGGGTCGATGCCCATCGCTGGGTGGAGCTCGGTGACAAGTTGCGCCAGCGGCTGCTCGCGGTGTCGGACCACACGTTCATCGGCAAGAACCGCGTCGAGCTCTCCCCTGGAGCCGTGCCGGCGATCAACGCGCTCGTCGACGCGGGAGCGGAGGTCAAGACGGCTCCCGCGTGGCGGTTGCTGACGGAGCGGCTTGCCACCTCGCTCTCGTTGAAGCCCAAGCCGCCCAAGGCGCTCGCGACGACGCTCCGGGACTATCAGGTGGAGGGGCACGCGTGGCTCAGCCGCGTTGCCGCCTGGGGCGCGGGGGCGTGCCTCGCCGACGACATGGGGTTGGGGAAGACGGTGCAGGCCATCGCCATCCTGCTCGACCGGGCGCGGCTCGGCCCCGCGCTCGTGCTCGCGCCGACGTCGGTCGCCTACAACTGGGTGCAGGAGCTCGAACGCTTCGCGCCGGGGCTCCGGCCGGTGCTCTACGCGGACCAGGCCGACCGGGCGAAGTGCCTCACGGGGCTCGAGAAGAACGACGTGCTGATCGTGAGCTACGGACTGCTCGTGCGCGATGCGGCGAGTCTCGGCGCGGTCTCGTTCTCCACGCTCGTGGTCGACGAGGCCCAGGCGCTCAAGAATCCGAACACGCGGCGCGCACGCGCGGCGCGGCAGCTGCAGGCGGGGTTCCGGATCGCCCTGTCGGGCACGCCGCTGGAGAACCACCTCGGCGAGCTGTGGAGTCTGTACACCATCGTCTTTCCGGGCCTGCTCGGGAGCTGGGAGCAGTTCCGCGAGCGCTTCGCCGCGCCCATCGAACGCGGGAAGGATCCCGATGCGCGAGCCGCGCTCTCTCGTGTGCTGCGGCCCTTCCTGCTGCGACGCACGAAGCAGGAGGTGGCGCGCGAGCTGCCCTCGCGCACGGAGATACAGGTCCCGGTCGCGCTCTCCGAGGAGGAGTGGACGCTGTACGAGGACGCGCGCCTGGCGGCGGTCGCCGAGGTGAGCACCGAGGGCAAGGGGCTGCGCAACGAGCAGCAGCGCTTCCAGGTGCTCGCGGCACTGACCCGGCTGCGCCTGCTGGCGTCGCATCCGCGGCTCTACGACTCACAGTCCAGCGTGACCTCGTCGAAGATGCGGCGACTGATGGAGCTGCTCGAGGAACTGCGCAGCGAGGGGCACCGGGCGCTCGTCTTCAGCCAGTTCACCTCGCATCTGGAGCTCGTCCGCGAGGAGCTGGGGCGCGCCGGCTTCAAGTACCTGTACCTCGATGGCTCGACGCCGGCGGGCGCGCGGGCCAAGAGGATCCAGGCGTTCCAGGATGGGGAGGGCGAGGTGTTCCTCATCTCGCTCAAGGCGGGCGGCACGGGCATCAATCTCACCGCGGCCGACTACGTCATTCATCTGGACCCGTGGTGGAACCCGGCGGTCGAGGACCAGGCCACGGATCGAGCGCACCGCATCGGTCAGACGAAGCCGGTGACGGTGTACCGGCTCATCGCCCGGGGGACGATCGAGGAGCAGATCCTCTCGCTGCACTCGGACAAGCGCGCGCTGGTGGCGGGGGTGCTCGAGGGCACCGACGTGGCGGCCCGGCTCACGACGAAGGATCTGCTCTCACTGCTCGCGGGGGGCGACTCTCCGCGCGATGCGGGCGACGACGGGGAAGAGGCGCCGCCCCGGATGGTGCACTGA
- a CDS encoding septal ring lytic transglycosylase RlpA family protein, giving the protein MNKTLVRRAAIALTTMGLLGLTGTLVVPSANASQMSALATCNATWYGAEGEIPEGWPTASGEPFSRWALKAAHNSLPFGTRVKVTYQGRSVTVTINDRGGFGGSTCLDLTYGAFIQIANPDLGVIPVQYEILR; this is encoded by the coding sequence ATGAACAAGACTCTCGTTCGTCGAGCCGCCATTGCCTTGACCACCATGGGCCTGCTTGGCCTGACGGGAACCCTGGTGGTGCCGTCCGCCAATGCCTCTCAGATGAGCGCCCTGGCCACCTGCAACGCGACCTGGTACGGAGCCGAGGGCGAAATCCCCGAGGGATGGCCGACCGCCAGCGGTGAGCCCTTCAGCCGGTGGGCGCTCAAGGCAGCACACAACTCGCTGCCGTTTGGCACCCGGGTCAAGGTGACCTACCAGGGACGCTCTGTCACCGTGACCATCAATGACCGTGGGGGCTTTGGCGGCTCGACCTGCCTGGACCTCACCTACGGCGCGTTCATCCAGATCGCCAATCCCGACCTCGGTGTCATCCCCGTGCAGTACGAGATTCTCCGGTGA
- a CDS encoding FKBP-type peptidyl-prolyl cis-trans isomerase has translation MSNPSDGKAGTKGQSPGSSKAAPTQQARKQPIKPEPKPPQQAQKKKEPVEQRQAPPPASASGRQLVLPVVRAPSLDDLHVTVPAPEDITEQDVLERFHELMLEYARKRERAPGEPVRMGDLVLLETLGYAEGRLIPFSARSELELELDAQAFLPGFSEALVGTPVGENREVELTLPEDYPVEDLRGVKATFLVDVLGAQEVTLPDPESQEFIQELERGQTVDKVMESIADDLEEELAEELWLEARELVMDELVRRTGEVSLPPELVDEEIRRRWEEGELPLLRAKDFDADELKESLDGWLGDASTRREAERSLRIALALRAIVERDKLQLTPEKLEALVDDAVEPFGLSPEEARQALADPQTAGPIRDAAMHLLAVDHVMEHARVEFESGPEPSPGRPAADEAGAPAPG, from the coding sequence ATGAGCAATCCATCCGACGGTAAGGCGGGAACGAAGGGCCAGAGTCCGGGCTCCAGCAAGGCCGCCCCCACCCAACAGGCGCGGAAGCAGCCCATCAAGCCGGAGCCGAAGCCGCCCCAGCAGGCGCAGAAGAAGAAGGAGCCGGTCGAGCAGCGGCAGGCGCCACCCCCGGCGAGCGCGTCAGGGCGTCAGCTCGTGCTGCCCGTGGTGCGGGCGCCCTCGCTCGACGACCTGCACGTCACCGTTCCGGCTCCCGAGGACATCACCGAGCAGGATGTGCTGGAGCGCTTCCACGAGCTGATGCTCGAGTACGCGCGGAAGAGGGAGCGGGCGCCAGGGGAGCCGGTGCGAATGGGAGACCTGGTGCTCCTGGAGACGCTGGGCTACGCCGAGGGGCGGCTCATCCCCTTCAGTGCGCGGAGCGAGCTGGAACTGGAGCTGGACGCTCAGGCTTTCCTCCCAGGCTTCAGCGAGGCGCTGGTGGGCACACCGGTCGGCGAGAACCGGGAGGTGGAGCTCACCCTGCCGGAGGACTACCCGGTGGAGGACCTGCGGGGCGTGAAGGCGACCTTCCTGGTGGACGTGTTGGGGGCCCAGGAGGTGACGCTGCCAGACCCGGAGAGCCAGGAGTTCATCCAGGAGCTCGAGCGCGGCCAGACGGTGGACAAGGTGATGGAGTCGATCGCGGACGACCTGGAGGAGGAGCTCGCCGAGGAGCTGTGGCTGGAGGCGAGGGAGCTCGTCATGGACGAGCTGGTGCGGAGGACCGGGGAGGTGTCCCTGCCACCCGAGTTGGTGGACGAGGAGATCCGTCGGCGGTGGGAGGAGGGAGAGCTGCCCCTGCTGCGGGCGAAGGACTTCGACGCGGACGAGTTGAAGGAGTCGCTCGACGGCTGGCTGGGCGACGCCTCCACGCGGCGGGAGGCGGAGCGGAGCCTGCGGATCGCGCTCGCCCTGAGGGCCATCGTGGAGCGGGACAAGCTCCAACTGACGCCGGAGAAGCTGGAGGCGCTCGTCGATGACGCGGTGGAGCCGTTCGGGCTGAGCCCGGAGGAGGCGCGCCAGGCGCTGGCGGATCCCCAGACAGCCGGGCCCATCCGGGATGCCGCCATGCACCTGCTGGCCGTGGACCATGTGATGGAGCACGCCCGCGTCGAGTTCGAGAGCGGGCCGGAGCCTTCCCCCGGCCGCCCGGCGGCGGATGAAGCAGGAGCGCCCGCCCCGGGCTGA
- a CDS encoding LysR family transcriptional regulator, whose translation MDRIEAMRVFVTALDEGSLAGAGRRLGRSPAAVTRAIAFLEAHVGAQLLHRTTRSMRLSEAGERYAAACRRVLTELEEADMLVAGERAAPRGLLTLTAPLVSGARVLRPILDAFLDLHPTVRARLTLLDRPVSLMDEGIDVALRISHLPDSSLIAIRIGEVRKVVCASPSYLVGRPPIVEPGDLMAHACIAMSHFGQDSWSFSPDARTGAQRHVHLEPRLIVNSVEAAVASAVEGHGVTRVFSYQVADEVRSGRLVVLLPDAEPPPMPVHLITPEGRLSVPKVRAFVDFAMPRLKAEFARRAELPRSIREPG comes from the coding sequence ATGGACCGCATCGAGGCCATGCGTGTGTTCGTGACGGCGTTGGACGAGGGCAGCCTGGCGGGCGCGGGCCGGCGGCTCGGACGCTCTCCAGCCGCCGTCACGCGGGCCATCGCCTTTCTCGAGGCCCATGTCGGGGCGCAGCTGCTGCACCGCACGACGCGCTCCATGAGGCTCAGCGAGGCCGGCGAGCGCTACGCCGCGGCTTGTCGGCGAGTGCTCACGGAGCTGGAGGAGGCGGACATGCTCGTCGCCGGTGAGCGCGCGGCCCCCCGGGGCCTGCTCACGCTCACCGCTCCGCTCGTCAGCGGGGCGCGTGTCTTGCGGCCGATCCTCGACGCCTTTCTCGACCTGCACCCCACCGTCAGGGCCAGGCTGACGCTGCTCGATCGCCCGGTGAGTCTGATGGACGAGGGCATCGACGTGGCGCTTCGAATCTCGCATCTGCCGGACTCGAGCCTGATCGCCATCCGCATCGGCGAGGTCCGAAAGGTCGTCTGTGCATCGCCGTCCTATCTTGTCGGTCGGCCGCCCATCGTCGAGCCAGGAGATCTCATGGCGCACGCCTGTATCGCGATGAGCCACTTCGGTCAGGACTCGTGGAGCTTTTCGCCCGATGCGAGGACTGGCGCCCAGCGACACGTCCATCTCGAGCCCAGGTTGATCGTGAACAGCGTCGAGGCGGCCGTCGCCTCCGCGGTCGAAGGTCACGGCGTGACGCGGGTGTTCTCGTATCAGGTGGCGGATGAGGTTCGGAGTGGCCGCCTGGTGGTGCTGCTGCCGGATGCCGAGCCGCCGCCGATGCCCGTCCATCTGATTACCCCCGAGGGACGCCTGTCGGTCCCCAAGGTTCGCGCCTTCGTGGACTTCGCCATGCCGAGACTCAAGGCCGAGTTCGCTCGGAGGGCCGAGCTCCCGAGGAGCATCCGCGAACCCGGATGA
- a CDS encoding alpha/beta fold hydrolase: MNATASRSALAVTHHRTTRVDGIDLFYREAGPADAPVVVLLHGFPTSSHMYRNLIPALADRYRVIAPDYPGFGQSAMPAREDFPYSFAKFADLIDGLLDRLGATSYALYVMDYGAPVGFRLALKHPERVTALIVQNGNAYEAGLQAFWNPLREYWADGSAAKREVLRPMMSLEVTRFQYVDGVKDVSRISPDNWVHDQALLDRPGNAEIQLDLFYDYRTNVALYPKFQSFFREHQPPTLIVWGANDQIFPAEGAKAFKRDLPNAELHLLDSGHFALEDKADEIIPLMRDFLERQLPTR; this comes from the coding sequence ATGAACGCCACTGCCTCTCGTTCCGCTCTCGCCGTGACCCATCATCGGACCACCCGGGTCGATGGCATCGACCTCTTCTACCGCGAGGCGGGTCCCGCCGATGCGCCGGTGGTCGTGCTGCTGCACGGCTTTCCGACGTCCTCTCACATGTATCGCAACCTGATTCCCGCGCTGGCGGATCGCTATCGCGTCATCGCGCCCGACTATCCCGGCTTCGGCCAGAGCGCCATGCCCGCCCGCGAGGACTTCCCGTACAGCTTCGCGAAGTTCGCGGACCTGATCGACGGCCTGCTAGATCGGCTCGGCGCCACCTCCTACGCACTCTACGTCATGGACTACGGCGCCCCCGTCGGCTTCCGGCTGGCCCTGAAGCATCCCGAGCGGGTGACGGCGCTCATCGTGCAGAACGGCAATGCCTATGAAGCGGGCCTGCAGGCGTTCTGGAATCCGCTCCGGGAGTACTGGGCGGACGGCTCGGCCGCGAAGCGCGAGGTGCTGCGCCCGATGATGTCGCTGGAGGTCACCCGGTTCCAGTACGTCGATGGCGTCAAGGACGTCTCCCGGATCTCTCCGGACAACTGGGTGCACGACCAGGCGCTGCTCGACCGGCCCGGCAACGCCGAGATCCAGCTCGACCTGTTCTACGACTACCGCACCAACGTCGCGCTCTACCCGAAGTTCCAGTCCTTCTTCCGCGAGCATCAGCCGCCGACGCTGATCGTCTGGGGTGCGAACGATCAGATCTTCCCCGCCGAGGGAGCGAAGGCATTCAAGCGCGATCTGCCGAACGCCGAGCTGCACCTGCTCGATAGCGGGCACTTCGCCCTCGAGGACAAGGCCGACGAGATCATCCCGCTGATGCGCGACTTCCTCGAGCGCCAGCTTCCCACCCGGTAG
- a CDS encoding SDR family NAD(P)-dependent oxidoreductase — MSTEQKVALITGASQGIGAGLVKGFRDRGYRIVANSRSIKPGAAGGDPDILIIEGDIAEPRTADRVVGAAIDRFGRIDTLVNNAGIFISKPFVEYSQADFMALVSVNLMGFFHISQRAAARMLKQGAGHIVNITTTLAEQPLTDVPAAIPALTKGGLNAVTRSLAIEYASKGIRVNAVSPGIIKTPMHPADTHDFLAGLHPMRRMGEIQEIVDAVLYLETAAFVTGEILHVDGGAHAGRW; from the coding sequence ATGAGCACGGAACAGAAGGTCGCCCTCATCACCGGCGCGTCGCAAGGCATTGGCGCGGGTCTGGTCAAGGGATTCCGAGACCGCGGTTATCGCATCGTCGCCAACTCGCGGTCCATCAAGCCGGGGGCCGCCGGGGGTGATCCGGACATCCTGATCATCGAGGGTGACATCGCGGAGCCGCGCACCGCCGACCGTGTGGTTGGCGCGGCGATCGACCGCTTCGGCCGCATCGACACCCTGGTCAACAACGCGGGCATCTTCATCTCCAAGCCCTTCGTCGAATACTCGCAGGCCGACTTCATGGCCCTGGTGTCCGTGAACCTGATGGGGTTCTTCCACATCTCGCAGAGGGCGGCCGCGCGGATGTTGAAGCAGGGCGCCGGGCACATCGTGAACATCACGACGACGCTGGCCGAGCAGCCGCTGACGGACGTGCCGGCGGCGATTCCAGCCCTGACCAAGGGTGGGCTCAACGCCGTCACCCGCTCCCTGGCCATCGAATACGCCAGCAAGGGCATCCGGGTGAACGCGGTGTCTCCCGGCATCATCAAGACGCCGATGCACCCGGCCGACACGCACGACTTCCTCGCGGGCCTGCATCCCATGCGGCGCATGGGGGAGATCCAGGAGATCGTCGACGCGGTGCTCTACCTGGAGACGGCGGCCTTCGTGACCGGAGAGATCCTCCACGTCGATGGTGGAGCCCACGCCGGCCGCTGGTGA
- a CDS encoding tautomerase family protein produces MPYVNIRITREGTTPDQKAALIKGVTDVLQQVLKKDPAVTFVVIDEVQMEDWGVGGLPVEAYRRQVAAKGS; encoded by the coding sequence ATGCCATACGTCAATATCCGAATCACTCGCGAAGGAACCACCCCCGACCAGAAAGCCGCCCTGATCAAGGGGGTGACCGACGTTCTCCAGCAGGTCCTGAAGAAGGATCCGGCGGTGACCTTCGTGGTCATCGACGAGGTGCAGATGGAGGACTGGGGTGTTGGCGGCCTGCCGGTCGAAGCCTACCGGCGGCAGGTCGCGGCCAAGGGCTCCTGA